A DNA window from Stigmatella aurantiaca contains the following coding sequences:
- a CDS encoding isoprenylcysteine carboxyl methyltransferase family protein: MVSPTQAVFLGYMGLLGAERLVELVLSKRNAARAFARGGVERGQGHYRVMVVFHSLFLVSCLAEVLLLDRPFPGALGWGALGAAVLAQALRYWAITTLGDRWNSRIIVIPGLAPVTGGPYRFLRHPNYVAVVLELLAVPLIHGAWGTAVVFTLGNAALLYVRIRAEEQALGEVYAQAFVHHPRFIPEVRRG; the protein is encoded by the coding sequence ATGGTGAGCCCCACACAGGCGGTGTTCCTGGGCTACATGGGCCTGCTGGGCGCCGAGCGGCTCGTCGAGCTGGTGCTCTCGAAGCGCAACGCCGCGCGCGCCTTCGCCCGGGGCGGAGTCGAACGCGGGCAGGGCCACTACCGGGTGATGGTGGTGTTCCACTCGCTGTTTCTCGTGTCGTGCCTGGCGGAGGTGCTTCTCCTGGACCGGCCCTTCCCGGGCGCGCTGGGGTGGGGGGCGCTGGGGGCGGCGGTGCTGGCCCAGGCGCTGCGCTACTGGGCCATCACCACGCTCGGGGACCGGTGGAACTCGCGCATCATCGTCATCCCGGGGCTGGCGCCGGTGACGGGGGGGCCGTACCGCTTCCTGCGCCATCCCAACTACGTGGCGGTGGTGCTGGAACTGCTCGCGGTGCCGCTCATCCACGGAGCCTGGGGGACGGCCGTGGTGTTCACCCTGGGCAACGCCGCGCTGCTGTACGTGCGCATCCGGGCCGAGGAGCAGGCACTTGGCGAGGTGTACGCGCAGGCGTTCGTTCACCATCCCCGCTTCATCCCAGAGGTGCGCCGTGGTTGA